A window of Cellulomonas wangleii genomic DNA:
CCGGTCGCCGGGATGTTCGTGCTGCTCGTCGGGCAGGGGGAGGAGATCGGCTACACCGCGGCGTACGCCGGGCTGTTCCTGCTGGGGGCCGCGTGCACGGTGGTCGTCAGCACCGTGCGCCCGGCGCTGCCGCTGGAGCGGACCGACCGCGCGCTGGACGCCCTGCGCGAGGCGTGCGTCGAGCACCTGCGCTCGCTCGCCGCGGCCATCGACCCGCGTGCCGACGACGACGTCGAGCTCCCGGACCGCGACGAGCTGAGCGGGCCGCTCAACCGCGCGCGGACGGAGGTCGACGAGCTGCGGCAGGCGGCACGCGGGAACCGCAGGGCGCGGCGCCGGTCCGACGACGTCGCGCGGCGGACCGAGTACTTCCGTGCCCTGCAGCGTGCCGCGCTGCTCGTCGACGACCTCCAGGCGACGGTCGAGGACCAGCCCTGGGGCCTGAGCGTGGCGCACCTCCCCGAGGAGCTGCGCACACCCACCGCAGACGCCTTGCGCGAGCTGGCCGCCACGACGGCGGAGGCCGCGACCCACGACGTGGAGCCCGGGCGCCGCCGGTCGGCCGACCGCGCGACCGCCACGCTCGTCTCCGCGCTGCACCGCTACGGCGAGCGCGGCGGGTCGGACGCCGTCACGCTCGTCGTCTCGGCCGTCGTGACGACCCTGCGGCGGTCGCTGTCGGCGCTCACACCGTGGGACCGCATCCAGCTGTCGACGAGCCCCGCCGAGGCGCTGGAGCTCGAGGACGACCGCACGGACCGCTGAGAGGTCGGAGGGCACCGGACACAGCGGTCCCGTCAGCGCGGCGGATCCTCGGCAGCGTTCTCCTGGATCATCACCGGCGACGCGTGGATGCAGATCATCCGCAGGTCGCCGTCGCCGGTGTTGGTGAAGCGGTGCCACGTGTCGGGCGGCACGACGGCGGTGTCGCCGGTGCGCGCGACGACGTCGTGCTCCCCGATCCGGATCGTCGCCTCACCGTCGAGGACGGACCACGTCTCGGAGTACGGGTGGCGGTGCAGGACCGGCCCCTGCCCGGGGGCGTTCGTGACGAGGAAGAAGCTGACGCCGGAGCCGTGCTGCGCACCCTCGAACCGCAGGGTCCGGCTGCCCGCCATGCGCAGCCGGTCGGCGGGGACCACACCGGGGATCGCGGGCTCGTCCTGTCCGACCACGGTGACCGCCTCCCTGCGTCGTGCCGCTCGGTGCCACCGTACGACCGCGCGCCGACATCGCTCCAGCGCGACGTCGGCGGTCCCGGGACCGTCCGGGAGCCGCCGACGTCGCGCTGCCGTGGCGTCAGGCCGCGCGGCTCCACTGGAACGTGCCCGCCGACGTGCACGTGCGCTGCTCGAGCGCGGCGCCGTCGGCCGTCGAGCCGTCGACCACGCCCACGCACTTCCCGCTGCGGGTCACCAGCTGCTCGTAGCCGTCGCCCGAGCGCCACGAGAACTGCTGGTTGGTGCCGCCGTGGCAGGTGTACTGGATGAGCCGGGCGCCGTCGGCACCTGACGCACCGCTGACGTCGAGGCACTTGCCGCTGTGGACGCTGCGCACGGTGACGTAGCCGCCGCCCGCGTCGACCATCTGCCAGCGCTGCCAGGGCTGGCCGTTGCTCGTCCACTGCCCGACCACCGCGAGGTCGTCGCGGTTGGGGGCCTGGACGTCCATGACCTTGCCGCTGGCGCGGTTGGTGATCCGGACGTCCGTGGGCGTGGGTGGGGGCGTGGTGTCTCCGCCGCGCGTGAACTGCCAGCTGGTGACGTTGAACAGGCTGCCGCTGCCGCCGGTGAACCGCAGGACCAGGTCCCGGGTGCCGGTCGCGCCGCTGACGGGGCAGCTGACGGTCGCCCACGTCTGCCAGCCGCCGGTGACGGGCACCGTGCACGTGCCGACCACCGGGCCGGACGCGCTGTCGAGGCGCACCTCGATCCGCCCGCCGCTGCCCGCCGACGCGACCCGCGCGGTGAACGTGGCCGCGCCCGTGCCGAACGCGACGCCCTTCACCCGCAGCCAGTCGCCGTTCTCGATCCACCCGACGTTCATGGCGCCCTCGGTGGCCGGTTCCGTCTCCAGGCCGCTGGCCCACGCCATCGTCTCGGCCTGCTGGATGACGTACGGGTCGAGCGGCTCGATCTGCGGTGGCCCCGCGGTCGTCATGCTGAGCTGGGGGATGGACCCGTCGGCGCCGTAGGAGAACTGCTCGACGGCGACCGAGCGGGTGAACCCGCCCCCGCCGGGCAGTGCACCGTTGTGGTAGAAGAAGTACGACCTGCCCCGGTAGTCGACGACGCCCGGGTGGTTGGTGAAGCTGCCGCCCTGCCGGGCCATCACCGTCCCCCGGTAGGTCCACGGGCCGGTCGGCGTGGGGGACGTGGAGTAGCCGATGAACTCGCTGCAGCACTCGGCGGCGAACACGTTGTAGTAGGTGCCGTTGCGCTTGTAGACCCACGGGCCCTCCTCGTAGAGGGTGGGCCGCTGCGCGACGTTGCCGGGGCGGGTGCCGAAGCCCACGGTGGTGAGCGGGATCCGGGCGGGGCTGCCGGCGAGCGACACCATGTCGCGGTTGAGCCGCACGACCCAGAGGTTCGGGTTGCCGTAGTAGAGGTACGCCTGCCCGTCGTCGTCGATCATCACGCTCGGGTCGATCTCGGCGTTGTCGACCAGGGGTCGGCCGATCGCGTCGCGGAACGGCCCGGTGGGGCTGTCGGACACCCCGACGCCGATGGCGTTGCCGCCGCCGCGCTTGACGACCGGGACGTAGAAGTAGAACCGCCCGTCCCGTTCGACGACCTGACCGGCCCAGGCGTCGGACTGCGCCCACGAGAACGTCGCCAGGCTCATGGGGGAGCCGTGGTCGGTCCAGTTCGCCATGTCGGTCGTCGAGTACACCCGCCAGTCCTTCATGGTGAACCAGGTCGAGCCGTCCTCGTCGTGGGTCGTGTAGACGTACAGCCGGCCGTCGTGCACGAGCGGGGCCGGGTCGGCCGTGTAGATCGTCTGGACGATCGGGTTGTCCGCCTGCGCCGGGACGGCGAGGGCGACGGGTGCGAGCAGGGCCGCCGCCGCCAGCGCGGCGACCCGCCACCGCCGGCTCATCGTCGGCTCCAGACCTGGTTGGCGGACCCGGAGCAGTGCCAGAGCAGGACCCCGGTGCCGTTGGCGGTGAGGTTGCGGTCGACGTCCAGGCACAGGCCCGTCGCGACGTTGCGGACGGTGCCGTTGGACTCGAGCGTCCACTGCTGGTTGGTGCCCCCGTGGCAGTCGTAGAGCTGCACGGCCGTGCCGGCGGCCGCCCCGGTTGGGGCGTCCAGGCAGCGGCCCAGCACGCGCAGCTGGGCCCCGCTGACCTCCCAGCGCTGGTTGGCCCCGCCGTGGCAGTCCCAGATCACCGGCTTGGTGCCGTTCGTCGTCGCACCGTTCGGCGCGTCGAGGCAGCGGCCGGACGCGGCGCTGACCAGCATGGACGTCGAGCTCGTCGGCGGCGGGTCGGTCGGCGGCGGGGTCGTCGTGCCCGGCGTGACGCGGTAGAGCGCGACGCCGTGCGCGGGGACGGTCGCGGTGATCCGGTCGGACGTCTGGCCCGACGCACCGGTCCACAGCTCGCGGTACGACGCGGTCCCCGCCGGCAGGCCGGCCTCGACGAGCGTCGCGGAGATGCTGCGGGCGCTGTTGCCGCGGTTGAGCAGCGCGACCGCCGCCGACCCGTCGGCCAGGGGCTTGGCCCAGACCTCGGCGTCGCCGTCGTCCCGCACCCGGTCGGCCTGGCGCACCAGCGGGTCCTGGTCGATGGCCAGCACGTCACGGTTGGTGAGGACCGCCCGCACGTCGGCGCTCATGTTGCGGATGTCGTTGCCCGCGATGAGCGGTGCCGACAGCATCGCCCACATGCTCATGTGGGCGCGGTTCTCGGTGGGCGTCAGGGTGTTGCGGACGCCGACCATGAGCATGTCCGGGTCGTTGTACTGCCCCGGCCGCGTCCACTCCCGCATCGGCTCGATGACGTCCAGCGCCTCGGTGATGCCGACGAAGCACCACTGGTCCGACGGCGGGCAGCCGGTCGACCAGGCGTCCTTGAGGTCCTCCGACGTGCGCCACATGTCCGCGAACGCACCCCAACCGGAGTACGTCGGCGCCGTGTTGTCGTGCGCGCTGTTGGGGTTGATCGAGTAGACGATGGGGCGACCGGTGGCCTTGAGCGCGTCGCCGAACTTCTTGAACAGGGCCGCCTGCTCCTGCACGTTCCCGCGCGGGTCGCACCAGTCGTGCTTGACGTAGTCGACGCCCCACGACGCGAACAGCTGCGCGTCGCGCGTCTCGTTGCCGTTGGACGACGTGCCGGGGCGGTTGTTGAAGTACTGGTCGCACGTCTTCTCGCGCGGGGCGTGGTACAGCCCGAACTTCAGGCCCTTGGAGTGGATGTAGTCCCCGAGCGCCTTCATGCCGGACGGGAACCGCGACGTGTCGGGGCGCAGGTTGCCGTCGGGACCGCGGGTGTCCTGCATCCAGCAGTCGTCGACGACGACGTACTGGTAGCCCGCGGCCGCCATGCCGGAGCTGACCATCGCGTCCGCCGCCTGGCGGATCATCTGCTCGTTGATGTTGCAGTAGAAGGTGTTCCAGCTGTTCCAGCCGAGCGGCGGCAGGGGAGCCGGCTCCTGGACGGTGGGCGTCGCGGCGGCGGCGGGCGCGGCGGGCGCGACGACGGCGGCGGCGGGCGCGGCGAGCAGGGCCAGGACGAGGGCGAGCATGCGGAGCCTGGAGCGAGGACGGGTGCGTGACACGGAGGTCTCCTCGGTGGACGTGGCCCGCGGACGGGCCGGACCTACCCCGCGGACGTCGGTGTCCACCGGGCGTCACGGGTGGGCGCCGAGTCACCCGGGCGTCGTCCCGACGCCGACGTGTCACGCGTCCGACCCAGCCGTGAACGTTCACAACGGCCTCACGGTGGCGTAGCAGGACGACGGCATCCAGTGGTGAAACGCTTCGACGTTGCACGGGCACCTGCGCGCCGATATGGGAGCCCGTTTCTGCGGAATCGGGCCAGAATGCCCGAAAAATGCCGTTCAGGTCGCGTGGTCGACTCCGGGGTGCAACCGTTGCGGTTCACGCACAACCGTTCCCTCACTGGAGGCTTTCATGGCTGCACCCCGCACAAACGGTGGCAACGCCACCCACGAGCCTCGCCGCGCGGCGACCACCGGCCTGGTCGTCGCCGCCCTCGGGATCGTGCTGTTCAACATCTCGCCCCTGCTCAACTGGGTGAACCCGGGCGGCGACGCCGACCCGAGGACGGGCTACGAGACCGACTCCGTCGTCCCTTTCATCGCCTACCTGGGCCTCGGGCTGCTCATCGCCCTGCTCTACGCGAACAAGCTGGCCCGGCGCGGCCAGCACCGCGGCCTCACGCTGGTCACCATGGCCGTCGGCATCGCCGCGGCCATCCAGTGCCTGGCCTTCGCGATCAACCCGATGGGCGGCCTCGAGCGCGGTGACGGTCTGGCGACCGACATCGGCGTGTGGGTCGGCCTGATCGGTGCGGCGGTCTGGGCCGTCGGCGCCTTCCTGCTGGCCAAGGACGTGGAGGGTGACGACCGCGTCGACACCTACCAGCAGGACGCCGCCGCCACGCGCTGACACGTCCTGACGAGCGGTGGAAGGGGCGCGCGGCGTCCCTTCCACCGCTCGCGCTGTCGGTGCAACCCCGCGGGCACTTCTCGTGCGGTCGTCCAGCAGGCGTGGCACCCTCATCGCGTGACGCCCGCACCAGTCGACATCTCTGCCTTGCTCACCGCCGCGGAGGACGTCTCCCCGGCCGACGCGATGTCGGCCGCGGCGGACGCCCTGCGGCGGAGCCTCGGCGTCGAGTCGGCCACGTTCCTGATCGCCGACGCGGCGGGGAACACCCTCATCGACCACGGCGACCCCGCCACACGCTTCTCGCTCGACGGCACCGACCCGGGGCGGGCGTGGCGCGGGCAGTGCATCATCCACGACGCCGCGCGCCGGCGCGCGTACGCACCCGTCACCGTGCGGGGCGACGCCCTGGGCGTCCTGGCGGTGCAGCTGCCGCCGAGCGACGCGACGGCGGACGGCGGGGGAGACGGCGGGGAGGAGCGTCCTGACGCCGCCGACGGCGAGCTCGACCCGGTCCGCGCCGAGCAGCTCGCGGCCGTCGCCCACGCCCTGGCCTACGTGCTGGTCGCGAACCAGCGGCACACCGACACCTACGAGACGGCCATGCGCTCGGCCGAGTTCACCCTGCCCCGTGAGATCCAGCGTCGGCTGCTGCCGTTGGGCTTCGTGTGCGAGGGAGGGTCCTTCACGATCGCCGGCTGGCTCGAGCCCTCGGCCAGCGCGGCCGGCGACACCTTCGACTACGTGGCGTCCGGCGACCGTCTGATCGCCACCCTCACCGATGCCACCGGGCACGACCTGAACGCCGCTCTCATCGCGACGCTCACGGTGAACGCGCTGCGCAACGCCCGCCGGCAGGGCGCCGACCTGGTCGAGCAGGCGCACGCCGCCAACATGGCCCTCATCGACCAGGGCGTCCCCCACGGCGGTGCCTACGTCACCGGGATGCTCCTCGAGATCGACCTCCGGTCCGTGGACGACAAGGAGGGCAGCGGCGAGGGCGCCGTGGTCCGGATCATCAACGCCGGGCACCCCGGCGCGCTCCTGCTCCACGACGGTCACGTCACGACCGTCGCTCCCGCCAACAACCCGCTGCTCGGGATGCGGCCGCACGAGTACCAGGCTCAGGAGATCGAGATGTACCCGGGAGACCGGCTCCTGCTGATGACCGACGGCATGCTCGAGCGCAGCGCCGCCGCGTTCGACCTGCCCGCCGCACTGCGCGACACGGCGGACCAGCACCCCCGCAACGTCGCGCAGGACATCTCGCGCATGTTCCTCGAGAAGGTCGGCGCCGACGTCCAGGACGACGCCGCCCTGCTGCTGCTCGAGTGGCACGGCGGCTCCACGCACCGCCGGACCCGCCACGGGGCGGACGCCGCCCGGTAGGCCCGGCAGCGGCTGACGTGCGCACGCGGGCCGGGACGGTCAGGGCCGCAGCCCCGCGAGCGCGATCGTCAGCCCGCGGTCCAGCGCGGGGCCGCGCTCGTCGTCGTCCTGGGACGCGAGCAGACCTTCGACCATCATCAGGACGAGGTGGATGTCGGCGACCGTGACGTCGGCGGAGATCTCGCCCAGGTCGATGGCATCGGCCAGCGGCCGGGTCACCAGGGTGCCGATGCGTTCGCCCAGGGCGTCGAGGTGGCCGGCGGCGTCGGGCGCCGAGCGCAGCAGGGGGAACAGGCCCGCGAGGCGGCGCTGGCCCTCGGCGATGCGTCGCACGACGGCCTCGAACGCGCCGGGCTGCCCCGCGCGCTCGGTGGCGAGCCGCGCGGCGTCGTCGAGGTGCTGCCCGTAGAGCCCGGCCGCGAGCGCGTACCGGTCGGGGAAGTGGCGGTAGACGGTCGCGCGGCCCACCCCCGCCTCGCGGGCGACCTCGCTGAGCGGGGCGGTCAGACCCTGGGCGGCGAAGACGCGCTCGGCCGCGGCGATGACGGCGGCGCGGTTGCGCGCGGCGTCCCGTCGCGCGGAGGTCACCCACGAAGTCTAGGACGTTGATCCCCGGCGTCGCGGGCGGGCCGCCGCAATACTCGGGAACAGAAACGGACGCGGCCGTCCGTTTCGATCCCTTCCCTGATCGGAGCCCTTGTGACGCGCCACCCCCGCATGCTCGAGCCCGCCCGCTGGGGCTCCCTCGAGCTGCCCAACCGCACCTTCATGCCGCCCATGGGCACCCACACGGCGAACGCCGACGGCACGATCTCCGCCGCGGGCGTGGCGTACCTCGTCGCCCGGGCGCGCGGCGGCGTCGGCCTGCTCATCACCGAGTCGATCCAGACGCAGGACGTCTACGACCTGCCCACCGGCTCGACCATCAGCCTCACCCACGACCGGCACGTCGCCCCGCTGCGCGACGCCGTCGCCGAGGTCCACCGCGCCGGCGGCCTCATCAGCGCCAACCTCACCCCGGGCCTCGGGCGGATCATGCCGGGCGGCCCCGGCGGCCTGCCCCCGTTCTCGGCGTCCGACTGCCCCACGCTCATGGACCCGAGCGTCCGCTGCCGCGCGCTGAGCACCGAGCAGGTCGAGGACATCCTCGACCGGTTCCGCGCCGCGACCCGCCGCGCCCTGGAGTGCGGCTTCGACGCCATCGACCTGCACGGGCACACCGGGTACCTCACCGACCAGTTCCTGTCGTCCGTGTGGAACACCCGCACCGACCGGTTCGGCGGGGACGTGCGGGGCCGCGCGACCTTCGCCACGGAGATGATCCGGATCGTGCGCGAGGAGGGCGGCGCCGACTTCCCGGTGTCCATGCGCATCAGCGTCCGCCAGGGGTTCCCCGGAGGCCGCACCCCCGACGAGGCGCGCGAGCTCGCCGTGATCCTGCAGGACGCCGGGCTCGACGTGCTGCTCGTCGACGCCGGCTCCTACGAGGCCATCGACTACTCGTTCCCGTCGTACTACATGGGCGACGGCGTGTACCTGCCGGACGCCGAGGTCGTGAAGCCCGTCCTGCGCATCCCCGTCGCCGTCAACGGCAACCTCACGCCCGACCTTGCGGAGCAGACCCTCGCCGCCGGCACGGCGGACTTCGTCGGGTTCGGCCGCATGGTCATCGCCGACCCCGACCTGGTCCGCAAGGTCGCCGAGGGACGGGCCGAGCAGGTGCGCCCGTGCATCCGCTGCAACGAGCTGTGCATCGGCAACGTCGTGGCCGGCAAGGCGCTGGGGTGCTCGGTCAACCCGGAGGCCGCGCAGGAGGCGACGCGGGTGCTGCTGCCGACGCCGGTGGTCCGTGCGGTCACGGTCGTCGGGGGCGGCCCCGGCGGGCTGGAGGCCGCACGCGTCGCCGCCGAGCGCGGCCACAAGGTCGACCTCTACGAGCGCGGGCCGCGGCTCGGTGGCGTCCTCGAGCCCGCCGCCACGCCGGAGTTCAAGCGCGAGCTGCACCGCATGGTCGACTGGTGGGAGGGCGAGATGGCGCGCCTCGGTGTGACCGTCCACCTCGACCACGAGGTCACCGCCGACGCCCCCGAGCTCACCGACGCCGACGCGGTCGTGGTCGCCACGGGCTCCACGCCCTGGGCGCCGCCCGTCCCCGGCGCCGACGGCCTGTCCGCGGTGCACGTGCTCGACTTCCACCGCGGCGCGCACGTCGGACCGCGCGTCGTCGTGTGCGGCGGCGGGCTGTCCGGGGCCGACGCCGCGCTCGAGCTCGCGCTCGACGGGCACGACGTGACGATCGTCGAGGCCGCCCCGCAGATCGCCGCCGACATGGTCGTGCACAACCGCGTCGCGCTGCTGCGCCGGCTGGCCGAGGTCGGGGCGCGCGTGCTCACCGGCCACCGCGTCACCGCGATCGGCGACGGCACGGTGGTGTGCGACGGGCCGGACGGCGTCGTCGAGCTGGCGGCGGACACGGCGCTGCTGGCGTTCGGCGTCCGCCCCGACCGTGCGCTGCCCGACGCGCTCGCGGGCCGCCCGGCCACCCACGTCGTGGGGGACTGCGTGCAGCCGTCGAAGGTCGGCGACGCGATCCACGCGGGCTACGCCGCGGGCGCCGCGATCTGACGCACCCGTCCGGCCCGTCCGGCCGGTGCGTGAAGGGTTGGTGCCGGATCCCGGCACCAACCCTTCACGCATGCCCGTGCGCCGTCGGCGCGGGCGTCCGGGTGCGAGCCGCGCGTGCCGGTGCGAACGTGGAGAGCATGAGCGAAGAGACCACGGGCTACGACCCGAACCAGGACCCCGACGCCGAACCCGCCAACCTCAACCCCCGCACCGGGGCTGCCGCGCAGGGCGACCCCGACCAGGACGCCGACACCGACGCGGAGCCGGCCAACCTCAACCCGCGGGACGACACATGAGCGAGGGCCTGCCGGACAGCTTCGACGGGAAGCAGCCCGACCTGCCGTCCCTCGGCGTCGACCCCGACCCGATCCCCGACGACCACGAGGGCAACGCCCCGGACGGCGAGGGCGCGGGCCCGTCCTGACGTGCACCGCTGCGGGCCCCGGGCGCGACGCCCCGGCGCGCCGGCGGGTGCGCGGTGCACGCGACCGGGTGGGCGTGACCCGTGGCACGTGCCCCCCGGTGGCGGGGTCCGGGGGGTCGGGCCACGATGAGCGGGCGCCGAGCGGGGCGCCTACCTGCAGGAGGAGCTCGATGACCACCCAGCTGCCGTCCCCGGCGCCCGTCACGACCGGGGAGCAGTCCCCGATGCCGGTCCCCACCCCCCGCGGCCCGCTGAGCGACACGCTGCTCCGCGTCCTCACGTGGACCGCCGACCCCGGGTCCCTGCACGCGTCCGTCGCGGACGTCGTCGCGGCCCCGTCCGGCTCCTGGCTCGAGCACGACGACGTGCAGCTCGCCCTGACGTGCATGTACGAGCTGCACTACCGCGGGCTCGCCGGCGTCGACGACGACTGGGAGTGGCAGCCCGACGTGCTGGGCGCCCGTGCCGCCCTGGAGCAGCTGGTCGAGGCCGAGCTGCGCGAGCGCGTCGCCGTCCCGGACCTGCCGGAGGGCTCGTCCGCGCAGCAGGTCGCCGCCGCCCTGTTCGCCCTGACGTCCGCCGACGGCGGCCCGAGCATGTCCCGCTGGATCGCGCGCCGCGCGGACCGCTCCCAGCTCGAGGAGCTGCTGGTCCACCGGTCCGTCTACCAGCTGAAGGAGGCGGACCCGCACACGTGGTCCGTGCCGCGCCTGGGCGGTGCGCCCAAGGTCGCGCTGATGGAGATCCAGTCCGACGAGTACGGCGCGGGCGACCCCGAGCGGCAGCACGCGGCGCTGTTCGCCACCGCGATGCGCGGCCTGGGTCTCGACGACACGTACGGGCGTTACGTCGACCACGTCCCGGCGATCACCCTCGCGCACCCCAACGCGATGTCGATGTTCGGCCTGCACCGCCGTCTGCGCGGCGCGATCGTCGGGCACCTGGCCGCGTTCGAGATGACGTCGTCCGTCCCCAACCGCCTGTACGGCAACGGCATGCGCCGCCTCGGCCTGGGGCCCGACGTCACCGAGTACTTCGACGAGCACGTCGAGGCCGACGCGGTGCACGAACAGATCGCCGGCCGGGACCTCGCGGGCCGGCTCGTCGAGCAGGACCCGGCGCTCGCGGCCGACGTGATGTGGGGCGCCGCCGCGTGCCTGGCGCTCGACGGGTGGTGGGCGCAGCACGTGCTGGACCGCTGGGAGGCCGGTGAGACGTCGCTGCGGGAGCCGCTGCGATGAGCGTGCGGCACCGCGACGCGGTGTACGTGCTGCCGCTGCGCAGCGAGACGCCGCTGGACGTCGAGGCGCTGTCCTACCTGGTGGGCCTGGTGCGGGAGGTTCCCGTCGTGCTCGTCGACGGCTCGCCGCCGCACGTGCGCGAGCGCAACGCCCACGCGCTGCCGCGGGACGTCGTCCACGTCGAGGCGCCGCACCCGGTGCCGGGGCGCAACGGCAAGGCCCAGGGGGTGCGACGAGGGCTGGAGGTCTCCGACGCGCCGTACGTCGTCGTCGCCGACGACGACGTCCGCTGGGAGCCCGCCGAGATGGCCCGCGCGCTGCGGATGCTCGACGACGTGGACCTGGTCCGTCCGCAGAACGCGTTCCACCCGCTGCCGTGGCACGCGCGGTGGGACACCGGGCGTGCGCTGGTGAACCGGGCGGTCGGCGGGGACTGGCCCGGCACGCTGGTGGTGCGGCGCGACGCGCTGCCGCCGCACGGCTACGCGGACCACGTGCTGTTCGAGAACCTCGAGCTGGTGCGCACCGTCCAGGCGCGCGGCGGCCGCACCCGGGTCGCGCGGGACCTCGTGGTCCGGCGGATCCCGCCGGCGCCCGGCCGGTTCGTCGACCAGCGGCTGCGCCAGGCGTACGACAGCCACGCCCAGCCCGTGCGCCTGGTGGCCGAGCTGGCGGTGCTGCCGCTGCTGGCCGCGTCCGCGCGCCGGTACGGGCCGGTGCGGGCGGTGGCCGCCGCCGTGGTCCTCACGGCGGGTGTGGCCGAGGCCGGGCGCCGGCGTGACCGCGGGACGCGCTTCTACCCGGCGACGTCGGCCGCGTGGGCGCCGCTGTGGCTCGCCGAGCGGGCCGTCCTGTCGTGGGTCGCGCTCGGCTACCGGTTCACCGGCGGCGTCCCCTACGGGGGCACCCGGATCCGCACGGCGGCGCAGTCCACCCGCCGGCTGCGGCGCGAGGCCGTCGCCGCGGCCCGGGCGGCGGCGTGAGCGCCGACGAGTCCCGCCGGCCGGTGCGGATCACCCCCTGCCCGGACGGCCCGCTGCTGGTCCGCGGCCCGATCGAGATCGTCGACGCGGACGGCCGGACGGTCGTGCCGTCCCGTCGCACCGTCGCGCTGTGCCGCTGCGGCGGGACCGGCACCCCGCCCTGGTGCGACGGCACGCACAAGGCCAACGGGTTCCGCACGGGGGAGTGAGGGCCGACTGCCTACCGGCGTCGCAGCCGTGCGTCCAGCAGCGACGGCGGGTCGTCCATCTTCTCGCCGGGCGCCAGGTCCACACCGGGCGGGACGATCGCGTCGACGGCGTCCAGGACGTCCTCGGTCAGCACCGTCCCGGCCGCGGCGAGCTGGGAGTGCAGGTGCTCCAGCGTGCGCGGTCCGATCAGTGCGCTCGTGACGCCGGGGTGCGCGGTGACGAACCCGAGGGCGAGCTGGACCAGCGTGAGCCCCGCCTCGTCCGCGACGGCCGCCAGCCGCTCGACGGCGTCCAGACGCGCGCGGTTGACCGGCAGCTCGAGGTCGAACCGCTCGGGCATGAAGCCGGTGCGGTTCGTCGTGACCGGACGGCCCGCCCGCACGGCGCCGGACAGCCACCCGGACGCGAGCGGGCTCCACACCAGCACACCGAGCCCGTACTCCTGGGCGACGGGCAGGACGTGGGCCTCGGCGCCGCGCTGCAGCACGGAGTAGCTGGGCTGCTCGGTGACGTACCGCGAGAGCCCGTGCTCGCGGGCCGCCCACTGCGCCTGCACGACGCGGTAGGCGGGGAAGGTCGACGACCCGAAGTAGCGGATCTTGCCCGCGCGCTGCAGGTCGGTCAGGGCGGAGAGCGTCTCGTCGTCCGACGTCTCGGGGTCCCACCGGTGCACCTGGTAGAGGTCGACGTGGTCCACGCCGAGCCGTCGCAGGCTGTCGTCGAGCGCACGGGTGAGCCAGCGGCGCGAGGCCCCGCGGTGGTTGGGCTCCTCGGTCATCGGGAGCATGGCCTTGGTGGCCAGGACGACGTCGTCACG
This region includes:
- a CDS encoding oxidoreductase encodes the protein MTRHPRMLEPARWGSLELPNRTFMPPMGTHTANADGTISAAGVAYLVARARGGVGLLITESIQTQDVYDLPTGSTISLTHDRHVAPLRDAVAEVHRAGGLISANLTPGLGRIMPGGPGGLPPFSASDCPTLMDPSVRCRALSTEQVEDILDRFRAATRRALECGFDAIDLHGHTGYLTDQFLSSVWNTRTDRFGGDVRGRATFATEMIRIVREEGGADFPVSMRISVRQGFPGGRTPDEARELAVILQDAGLDVLLVDAGSYEAIDYSFPSYYMGDGVYLPDAEVVKPVLRIPVAVNGNLTPDLAEQTLAAGTADFVGFGRMVIADPDLVRKVAEGRAEQVRPCIRCNELCIGNVVAGKALGCSVNPEAAQEATRVLLPTPVVRAVTVVGGGPGGLEAARVAAERGHKVDLYERGPRLGGVLEPAATPEFKRELHRMVDWWEGEMARLGVTVHLDHEVTADAPELTDADAVVVATGSTPWAPPVPGADGLSAVHVLDFHRGAHVGPRVVVCGGGLSGADAALELALDGHDVTIVEAAPQIAADMVVHNRVALLRRLAEVGARVLTGHRVTAIGDGTVVCDGPDGVVELAADTALLAFGVRPDRALPDALAGRPATHVVGDCVQPSKVGDAIHAGYAAGAAI
- a CDS encoding chromosome partitioning protein, with the protein product MSEGLPDSFDGKQPDLPSLGVDPDPIPDDHEGNAPDGEGAGPS
- a CDS encoding iron-containing redox enzyme family protein, translated to MTTQLPSPAPVTTGEQSPMPVPTPRGPLSDTLLRVLTWTADPGSLHASVADVVAAPSGSWLEHDDVQLALTCMYELHYRGLAGVDDDWEWQPDVLGARAALEQLVEAELRERVAVPDLPEGSSAQQVAAALFALTSADGGPSMSRWIARRADRSQLEELLVHRSVYQLKEADPHTWSVPRLGGAPKVALMEIQSDEYGAGDPERQHAALFATAMRGLGLDDTYGRYVDHVPAITLAHPNAMSMFGLHRRLRGAIVGHLAAFEMTSSVPNRLYGNGMRRLGLGPDVTEYFDEHVEADAVHEQIAGRDLAGRLVEQDPALAADVMWGAAACLALDGWWAQHVLDRWEAGETSLREPLR
- a CDS encoding glycosyltransferase, whose translation is MSVRHRDAVYVLPLRSETPLDVEALSYLVGLVREVPVVLVDGSPPHVRERNAHALPRDVVHVEAPHPVPGRNGKAQGVRRGLEVSDAPYVVVADDDVRWEPAEMARALRMLDDVDLVRPQNAFHPLPWHARWDTGRALVNRAVGGDWPGTLVVRRDALPPHGYADHVLFENLELVRTVQARGGRTRVARDLVVRRIPPAPGRFVDQRLRQAYDSHAQPVRLVAELAVLPLLAASARRYGPVRAVAAAVVLTAGVAEAGRRRDRGTRFYPATSAAWAPLWLAERAVLSWVALGYRFTGGVPYGGTRIRTAAQSTRRLRREAVAAARAAA
- a CDS encoding CDGSH iron-sulfur domain-containing protein, whose translation is MSADESRRPVRITPCPDGPLLVRGPIEIVDADGRTVVPSRRTVALCRCGGTGTPPWCDGTHKANGFRTGE
- a CDS encoding aldo/keto reductase; the protein is MRYRTLGRTGVQVSTLALGAMNFGAVGRTGQADVDVIVRTALDAGVNVIDTADHYSRGQSEEMVGRAIAGRRDDVVLATKAMLPMTEEPNHRGASRRWLTRALDDSLRRLGVDHVDLYQVHRWDPETSDDETLSALTDLQRAGKIRYFGSSTFPAYRVVQAQWAAREHGLSRYVTEQPSYSVLQRGAEAHVLPVAQEYGLGVLVWSPLASGWLSGAVRAGRPVTTNRTGFMPERFDLELPVNRARLDAVERLAAVADEAGLTLVQLALGFVTAHPGVTSALIGPRTLEHLHSQLAAAGTVLTEDVLDAVDAIVPPGVDLAPGEKMDDPPSLLDARLRRR